One window from the genome of Pyrus communis chromosome 16, drPyrComm1.1, whole genome shotgun sequence encodes:
- the LOC137719451 gene encoding ferric reduction oxidase 2-like isoform X1 encodes MDAVQVVKSSSPPSHEGIHIARAAIRLLAIFVVFLGTLLIWLMMPTNTYRQIWLPQIRLKASSSTYLGAEGGTILVYTFPILFIAVLGCLYLHLGKKLNNHELKSSSGTKKNRFAVWKQPMLVKGPLGIVSGIELAFFVMFITLLVWSLSTYLHNKFKNITTQSAAKHHEQVWESKLDSTALVLGLVGNICLAFLFFPVARGSSVLALFGLTSEGSIKYHIWLGHIVLAFLTAHGLCYIIYWAATEQISQMVIWDKVGVSNVAGELALISGLIMWATAIPRIRRKMFELFFYTHYLYILFMFFFILHVGIAYACIALPSFYLFLVDRYLRFLQSRTSTRLIFARILPCETVELNLAKTPGLKYNPTSVMFINVPSISKMQWHPFTVTSNSSLEPEKISIVVKGEGSWSKKLYQMLSSPSPTDRIEVAVEGPYGPASTHFLRHETLVMVSGGSGITPFISIIRELLLLSTSFSCKVPKVVLICAFKNSLDLTMLDLTLPMSSTSIDLSNLNLQIEAYVTRETEPKTDGSKPVRSIWFKPNVTDAPVSPILGTNHWLWLALIISSSFVVFLILIGIITRYYIYPIDHNSNTIFSYSLRAVLNILVICVSIASTASGAVLWNKKKNAMENKQIQNMEGPSPMGTPQSLYYNADRELESLPQQSLAQATNVHYGERPDLKKVIFECKGSSIGVLASGPKKMRHEVATICSSGLAENLHFESISFSW; translated from the exons ATGGATGCAGTGCAGGTTGTGAAAAGTTCATCACCTCCTTCCCATGAAGGAATTCATATTGCGAGGGCAGCAATAAGGCTTCTAGCAATATTTGTAGTGTTTCTGGGGACTCTTTTAATTTGGCTCATGATGCCTACCAATACATATCGGCAAATTTGGCTGCCTCAAATCAGACTAAAGGCTAGCTCAAGTACCTATTTGGGAGCTGAAG GTGGAACAATTCTGGTGTACACATTTCCCATTTTGTTCATTGCGGTGTTGGGTTGTTTATATCTTCATCTGGGAAAGAAGTTGAATAACCATGAACTGAAAAG CAGCAgtggaacaaagaagaatcGGTTTGCTGTATGGAAACAACCTATGCTGGTGAAAGGCCCCTTAGGAATTGTTTCTGGGATAGAGCTGGCCTTTTTCGTGATGTTCATTACACTCCTGGTGTGGTCTTTGTCAACATATTTGCACAACAAGTTTAAGAACATCACCACACAATCAGCAGCAAAACACCACGAACAAGT ATGGGAATCTAAATTGGATAGTACAGCATTGGTGCTAGGGCTTGTGGGGAACATATGCCTTgcatttctcttctttcctgTGGCACGTGGCTCTTCGGTTCTGGCACTGTTTGGTCTCACCTCTGAAGGTAGCATCAAGTACCATATCTGGCTTGGACACATAGTCCTGGCATTCCTCACTGCTCATGGCCTTTGTTACATCATTTACTGGGCTGCTACTGAACAAATTTCCCAG aTGGTAATATGGGATAAGGTTGGCGTTTCAAATGTAGCTGGAGAGCTGGCTTTGATCTCTGGACTGATCATGTGGGCGACTGCCATCCCTCGCATTAGACGTAAAATGTTTGAGCTCTTCTTCTACACTCATTACCTTTACATCCTCTTCATGTTCTTCTTTATCCTTCACGTTGGCATCGCCTATGCTTGCATTGCGCTCCCCAGTTTCTACCTCTTCTTGGTTGATCGTTACCTAAGATTCTTACAATCCCGAACAAGCACGCGATTAATCTTTGCACGTATTTTGCCATGCGAAACCGTAGAGCTCAACTTGGCCAAGACCCCAG GGCTGAAATATAATCCAACAAGCGTCATGTTCATAAACGTTCCTAGTATTTCTAAGATGCAGTGGCATCCTTTTACTGTTACTTCCAACAGTAGCTTGGAACCAGAAAAGATTAGCATCGTCGTCAAAGGTGAAGGAAGTTGGAGCAAGAAGCTATACCAAATGCTTTCATCCCCTTCTCCAACCGATCGGATTGAGGTCGCCGTTGAAGGGCCTTATGGACCTGCTTCAACACATTTTCTAAG GCATGAAACCCTTGTAATGGTGAGTGGAGGCAGCGGAATTACCCCATTCATCTCCATAATCCGAGAGCTCCTCCTGCTGAGCACATCATTCAGCTGCAAAGTTCCGAAAGTGGTcttaatctgtgcatttaaaaactctttggacCTCACCATGCTAGACCTAACTCTTCCAATGTCCAGCACCTCAATCGACTTGTCCAACCTGAATCTCCAAATCGAGGCTTACGTGACAAGAGAGACAGAACCAAAAACAGATGGGTCGAAGCCTGTTAGATCCATATGGTTCAAACCAAATGTAACTGATGCACCTGTATCACCAATTTTGGGCACAAACCACTGGCTCTGGCTTGCCCTCATAATCTCATCTTCCTTCGTCGTATTCCTTATCTTGATCGGGATCATTACGCGCTACTACATTTACCCTATTGATCACAATTCGAACACGATATTTTCGTATTCTCTAAGAGCTGTGCTTAACATATTGGTGATATGTGTTTCCATAGCCTCAACAGCTAGTGGAGCAGTTTTatggaacaagaaaaagaacgCTATGGAAAATAAGCAGATTCAGAACATGGAAGGGCCATCTCCAATGGGGACACCACAGTCACTGTATTACAATGCTGATAGAGAGTTGGAAAGCCTTCCCCAACAGTCTCTTGCACAAGCAACAAATGTGCACTATGGTGAAAGACCAGACCTCAAGA AGGTGATATTTGAGTGCAAAGGATCAAGCATTGGAGTTCTTGCGAGTGGTCCGAAGAAAATGAGGCATGAAGTTGCAACCATTTGTTCGTCGGGTTTGGCAGAAAATCTGCATTTTGAGTCCATTAGTTTTAGCTGGTGA
- the LOC137719451 gene encoding ferric reduction oxidase 2-like isoform X2, with protein sequence MDAVQVVKSSSPPSHEGIHIARAAIRLLAIFVVFLGTLLIWLMMPTNTYRQIWLPQIRLKASSSTYLGAEGGTILVYTFPILFIAVLGCLYLHLGKKLNNHELKSGTKKNRFAVWKQPMLVKGPLGIVSGIELAFFVMFITLLVWSLSTYLHNKFKNITTQSAAKHHEQVWESKLDSTALVLGLVGNICLAFLFFPVARGSSVLALFGLTSEGSIKYHIWLGHIVLAFLTAHGLCYIIYWAATEQISQMVIWDKVGVSNVAGELALISGLIMWATAIPRIRRKMFELFFYTHYLYILFMFFFILHVGIAYACIALPSFYLFLVDRYLRFLQSRTSTRLIFARILPCETVELNLAKTPGLKYNPTSVMFINVPSISKMQWHPFTVTSNSSLEPEKISIVVKGEGSWSKKLYQMLSSPSPTDRIEVAVEGPYGPASTHFLRHETLVMVSGGSGITPFISIIRELLLLSTSFSCKVPKVVLICAFKNSLDLTMLDLTLPMSSTSIDLSNLNLQIEAYVTRETEPKTDGSKPVRSIWFKPNVTDAPVSPILGTNHWLWLALIISSSFVVFLILIGIITRYYIYPIDHNSNTIFSYSLRAVLNILVICVSIASTASGAVLWNKKKNAMENKQIQNMEGPSPMGTPQSLYYNADRELESLPQQSLAQATNVHYGERPDLKKVIFECKGSSIGVLASGPKKMRHEVATICSSGLAENLHFESISFSW encoded by the exons ATGGATGCAGTGCAGGTTGTGAAAAGTTCATCACCTCCTTCCCATGAAGGAATTCATATTGCGAGGGCAGCAATAAGGCTTCTAGCAATATTTGTAGTGTTTCTGGGGACTCTTTTAATTTGGCTCATGATGCCTACCAATACATATCGGCAAATTTGGCTGCCTCAAATCAGACTAAAGGCTAGCTCAAGTACCTATTTGGGAGCTGAAG GTGGAACAATTCTGGTGTACACATTTCCCATTTTGTTCATTGCGGTGTTGGGTTGTTTATATCTTCATCTGGGAAAGAAGTTGAATAACCATGAACTGAAAAG tggaacaaagaagaatcGGTTTGCTGTATGGAAACAACCTATGCTGGTGAAAGGCCCCTTAGGAATTGTTTCTGGGATAGAGCTGGCCTTTTTCGTGATGTTCATTACACTCCTGGTGTGGTCTTTGTCAACATATTTGCACAACAAGTTTAAGAACATCACCACACAATCAGCAGCAAAACACCACGAACAAGT ATGGGAATCTAAATTGGATAGTACAGCATTGGTGCTAGGGCTTGTGGGGAACATATGCCTTgcatttctcttctttcctgTGGCACGTGGCTCTTCGGTTCTGGCACTGTTTGGTCTCACCTCTGAAGGTAGCATCAAGTACCATATCTGGCTTGGACACATAGTCCTGGCATTCCTCACTGCTCATGGCCTTTGTTACATCATTTACTGGGCTGCTACTGAACAAATTTCCCAG aTGGTAATATGGGATAAGGTTGGCGTTTCAAATGTAGCTGGAGAGCTGGCTTTGATCTCTGGACTGATCATGTGGGCGACTGCCATCCCTCGCATTAGACGTAAAATGTTTGAGCTCTTCTTCTACACTCATTACCTTTACATCCTCTTCATGTTCTTCTTTATCCTTCACGTTGGCATCGCCTATGCTTGCATTGCGCTCCCCAGTTTCTACCTCTTCTTGGTTGATCGTTACCTAAGATTCTTACAATCCCGAACAAGCACGCGATTAATCTTTGCACGTATTTTGCCATGCGAAACCGTAGAGCTCAACTTGGCCAAGACCCCAG GGCTGAAATATAATCCAACAAGCGTCATGTTCATAAACGTTCCTAGTATTTCTAAGATGCAGTGGCATCCTTTTACTGTTACTTCCAACAGTAGCTTGGAACCAGAAAAGATTAGCATCGTCGTCAAAGGTGAAGGAAGTTGGAGCAAGAAGCTATACCAAATGCTTTCATCCCCTTCTCCAACCGATCGGATTGAGGTCGCCGTTGAAGGGCCTTATGGACCTGCTTCAACACATTTTCTAAG GCATGAAACCCTTGTAATGGTGAGTGGAGGCAGCGGAATTACCCCATTCATCTCCATAATCCGAGAGCTCCTCCTGCTGAGCACATCATTCAGCTGCAAAGTTCCGAAAGTGGTcttaatctgtgcatttaaaaactctttggacCTCACCATGCTAGACCTAACTCTTCCAATGTCCAGCACCTCAATCGACTTGTCCAACCTGAATCTCCAAATCGAGGCTTACGTGACAAGAGAGACAGAACCAAAAACAGATGGGTCGAAGCCTGTTAGATCCATATGGTTCAAACCAAATGTAACTGATGCACCTGTATCACCAATTTTGGGCACAAACCACTGGCTCTGGCTTGCCCTCATAATCTCATCTTCCTTCGTCGTATTCCTTATCTTGATCGGGATCATTACGCGCTACTACATTTACCCTATTGATCACAATTCGAACACGATATTTTCGTATTCTCTAAGAGCTGTGCTTAACATATTGGTGATATGTGTTTCCATAGCCTCAACAGCTAGTGGAGCAGTTTTatggaacaagaaaaagaacgCTATGGAAAATAAGCAGATTCAGAACATGGAAGGGCCATCTCCAATGGGGACACCACAGTCACTGTATTACAATGCTGATAGAGAGTTGGAAAGCCTTCCCCAACAGTCTCTTGCACAAGCAACAAATGTGCACTATGGTGAAAGACCAGACCTCAAGA AGGTGATATTTGAGTGCAAAGGATCAAGCATTGGAGTTCTTGCGAGTGGTCCGAAGAAAATGAGGCATGAAGTTGCAACCATTTGTTCGTCGGGTTTGGCAGAAAATCTGCATTTTGAGTCCATTAGTTTTAGCTGGTGA
- the LOC137720779 gene encoding uncharacterized protein, which produces MPISRQNVNKNQNSVPRFAKSPTLLEKTCDLHRKFPEYFDVVVSVARKTDVDIGRICSLLLGDQQSCLRNASNVDGTGLLPAIYLFYSISSSTTCGCGKHIASPCSHILHLLNPMICWEIWTRDFHPLKLLKRNEVLVGPVNPVSCLATNGARSVVFP; this is translated from the exons ATGCCTATTTCCAGGCAAAATGTAAACAAGAATCAGAACTCTGTCCCTAGATTTGCAAAGAGTCCAACACTCTTAGAGAAGACCTGTGATTTGCACAGAAAATTTCCAGAATATTTTGATGTGGTCGTCAGTGTCGCAAGAAAAACTGATGTCGACATTGGGCGGATTTGTTCTCTGCTGCTGGGAGATCAACAGA GTTGTTTGAGGAATGCTTCCAACGTAGATGGTACCGGACTGCTGCCTGCTATATACTT GTTCTATTCGATCTCTTCCAGCACGACATGCGGTTGTGGAAAGCATATAGCATCACCCTGCAG TCACATCCTGCATTTACTGAATCCCATGATCTGCTGGGAGATTTGGACGAGAGACTTTCATCCACTGAAACTTTTGAAGAGAAATGAGGTTCTAGTTGGACCTGTAAATCCTGTATCCTGCTTGGCAACAAATGGTGCTCGTTCAGTCGTTTTTCCATGA